The following coding sequences are from one Gimesia chilikensis window:
- the rpoN gene encoding RNA polymerase factor sigma-54: MHLNISQQMKLGQQMKLAPRMIQSMEILQLPLQALEERIDQELAENVCLERVSDTEGTTDTETELMRSQADDDANSYKLDEKEMVAGNETNNESDFERLLEMAEQWPEDNVTSATKPSSNRISEDIERNNDAVANISERQQTINEYLLEQFHYFSCSHEIKEFGEYLIQNLDHNGRLQSSLPEIVQVYGKPISQEEAETALHLIQKCDPPGVGARDLKECLLLQLKPDAPYRDVLVTLITSHLEDLGQNRLPVIQRKTGYSIDTIKNAMSYLRYLDPFPGRGFESEPVLKVTPDVFVKKDENGKYVVELENEYTPPLRISRHYAQLLRNKNDDQTKDYIKKKIDAAKWLIEAIEQRHSTLKRVAQAIVDFQTDFLDNGPEYIVPLKMQQIADVVGVHVTTVSRAVDDKWIQTPRGLYPLKRFFGGGTKTSDGEDVAWGIIRLKMKEIIDGEDKSKPLSDDALVDALAKEGYNLARRTVTKYRKAMNIPSSRQRREY, encoded by the coding sequence ATGCATCTGAATATTTCACAACAAATGAAACTGGGCCAGCAGATGAAGCTGGCTCCCCGGATGATCCAGTCTATGGAGATTCTGCAGCTCCCGTTACAGGCGCTGGAGGAACGCATTGACCAGGAGCTGGCAGAGAATGTCTGCCTGGAGCGGGTCAGTGATACAGAGGGGACGACGGACACCGAAACAGAACTGATGCGGAGTCAGGCTGACGATGATGCCAACAGTTACAAGCTCGACGAAAAAGAGATGGTCGCCGGCAACGAAACCAACAACGAGTCCGATTTCGAACGACTGCTCGAGATGGCAGAACAGTGGCCGGAAGATAATGTGACTTCCGCGACCAAGCCTTCGTCGAACCGGATCAGCGAAGACATCGAACGCAACAACGATGCGGTCGCCAATATTTCAGAACGTCAGCAGACCATCAATGAATACCTGCTGGAACAGTTTCATTACTTCTCCTGCTCTCACGAGATCAAGGAATTCGGCGAATATCTGATTCAGAACCTCGACCATAATGGTCGGCTGCAGAGTTCCCTGCCCGAGATCGTGCAGGTCTATGGAAAACCAATTTCGCAGGAAGAAGCCGAAACCGCCCTGCACCTCATTCAGAAATGTGATCCTCCCGGCGTGGGGGCGCGGGATTTGAAAGAGTGTCTGCTCCTGCAACTCAAACCGGACGCGCCCTATCGCGACGTGCTGGTCACCCTGATCACGTCACACCTGGAAGATCTGGGGCAGAATCGATTGCCCGTCATCCAGCGAAAGACCGGCTATTCGATCGATACCATCAAAAATGCGATGTCCTATCTGCGTTACCTGGATCCATTTCCTGGACGTGGATTTGAGTCGGAACCGGTCTTGAAAGTGACGCCGGATGTCTTTGTCAAAAAAGACGAAAACGGCAAGTATGTGGTCGAACTTGAGAATGAGTACACACCACCACTGCGGATCAGCCGGCATTACGCGCAACTGCTCCGCAATAAAAATGACGATCAGACCAAAGACTACATTAAGAAGAAGATCGACGCTGCCAAATGGTTGATTGAAGCCATCGAGCAACGGCACAGCACTTTGAAACGCGTAGCGCAGGCGATTGTCGACTTCCAGACCGACTTCCTCGATAACGGTCCGGAATACATCGTCCCCCTCAAAATGCAGCAGATCGCAGATGTGGTTGGCGTGCACGTTACGACGGTCTCGCGTGCCGTCGATGATAAATGGATCCAGACCCCGCGTGGCCTGTATCCTCTCAAGCGTTTCTTTGGCGGCGGTACCAAGACCTCTGACGGGGAAGACGTGGCCTGGGGCATTATCCGTCTCAAGATGAAAGAGATCATCGATGGGGAAGATAAAAGCAAACCGCTCAGTGATGACGCACTGGTCGATGCCCTGGCGAAGGAAGGTTACAACCTCGCCCGACGAACCGTAACCAAATATCGCAAAGCGATGAATATCCCCTCATCCCGACAACGGCGTGAGTATTAA
- the recR gene encoding recombination mediator RecR has translation MSFRGRENQSHPYGSSVGQLIDQFATLPGIGRKSAERLAHYVLSIPEAEARQLADAIIAVKQAIHPCKICFNLTEQEVCSICADPRRDKKLVCVVEQPRDVVSLEATSSFQGVYHVLQGRISPLEGVGPDDLTINALVRRVKQDGVQEIIMATNPTLEGDGTALYISNLLEHENVEITRLARGIASGSVLEFANKEMLADALQGRQRF, from the coding sequence ATGTCGTTTCGTGGAAGAGAGAATCAGTCTCATCCTTACGGTTCCAGCGTGGGGCAATTGATTGACCAGTTTGCAACGCTGCCCGGAATCGGTCGCAAGTCGGCGGAACGTCTGGCGCATTATGTCCTCTCGATTCCCGAAGCCGAAGCGCGTCAACTGGCGGATGCCATCATTGCCGTAAAACAGGCGATTCATCCCTGCAAGATCTGCTTTAACCTGACCGAACAGGAAGTCTGCAGCATCTGTGCTGATCCACGACGGGATAAAAAACTGGTCTGTGTTGTCGAACAGCCCCGGGATGTGGTTTCTCTGGAAGCCACCAGTTCATTCCAGGGCGTGTATCATGTGCTACAGGGACGAATTTCTCCTCTGGAAGGAGTCGGCCCCGATGATCTGACGATCAATGCCCTGGTGCGCCGGGTGAAGCAGGATGGCGTACAGGAAATTATTATGGCTACCAACCCAACCCTGGAAGGGGACGGGACTGCTCTCTACATTTCAAATCTGCTCGAACACGAAAATGTAGAGATTACCAGGCTGGCACGCGGAATTGCTTCCGGCAGCGTCCTGGAATTTGCGAATAAAGAGATGTTGGCGGATGCCTTGCAGGGACGACAAAGGTTCTAG
- a CDS encoding amidase, with protein sequence MNLFQTPPQTIADTQHALKAGTLSCRELLEQCFRKIDAEEDVIHAWAYLDRESAFQQADELDAEIQRGIWRGPLHGIPVGIKDIIDVKGMPTRAGLESRDETPASQDAMVVANLRLEGAIFPGKTETTQLACFDPPPTRNPWNQEHTPGGSSSGSAAAVAAGMCLAAVGTQTGGSIIRPSAFCGIAGLKPTFGMVDRQGVILLSDHLDHVGPMAQTVVDLVIMLDCMTDQATYLPLLMEPVNEPPRIGWLSGFFSDRAEPEMQQALTMASDELNAAGAPIRECPLPAEFDAILEEHMALMGYEIFQHMSGDYDQNPDDYGPAISKVLEWGRRVTPERYQASLDYQNMLSQVMRRCFARSEILISPATYGVAPNPSTTGNPGMNAPWSLTGFPTITIPVAVSETGLPLGIQITGHPDKFDDLLKAAQWCENVLRPGYLKQIKQS encoded by the coding sequence ATGAATCTGTTCCAGACACCACCTCAAACCATCGCAGACACACAACACGCCCTCAAGGCGGGTACGCTCTCGTGCCGCGAACTTCTGGAACAATGCTTCCGCAAAATCGATGCGGAAGAAGATGTCATCCACGCCTGGGCTTATCTTGATCGCGAGTCCGCTTTTCAACAGGCCGATGAACTGGACGCGGAAATTCAACGTGGCATCTGGCGGGGTCCGCTGCATGGCATCCCCGTCGGCATCAAGGACATCATCGACGTCAAAGGCATGCCCACCCGGGCCGGGCTGGAATCGCGCGACGAGACACCCGCCTCCCAGGACGCGATGGTCGTCGCCAACCTGCGTCTGGAAGGAGCGATTTTTCCTGGAAAAACGGAGACGACTCAGCTGGCCTGCTTTGACCCACCTCCCACACGCAATCCCTGGAACCAGGAACACACGCCAGGAGGCTCCTCAAGCGGTTCTGCCGCCGCTGTCGCTGCAGGCATGTGTCTGGCGGCAGTCGGTACTCAGACGGGAGGCTCCATTATTCGTCCGTCCGCTTTTTGCGGTATTGCCGGGTTGAAGCCCACTTTCGGTATGGTTGACCGACAGGGCGTCATCCTGCTCTCCGACCATCTGGATCATGTCGGACCGATGGCACAAACGGTGGTTGATCTGGTGATCATGCTGGATTGCATGACCGATCAGGCGACGTATCTGCCTTTATTAATGGAGCCGGTTAACGAACCGCCGCGGATCGGCTGGCTTTCCGGATTTTTCTCAGACCGTGCGGAGCCCGAGATGCAGCAGGCCCTCACGATGGCTTCAGATGAATTGAACGCCGCCGGTGCACCGATTCGAGAATGTCCGCTGCCAGCCGAATTCGATGCGATTCTGGAAGAACATATGGCACTGATGGGTTATGAAATCTTTCAGCACATGAGCGGGGATTACGACCAGAACCCGGATGACTACGGCCCTGCGATCAGCAAAGTCCTCGAATGGGGCAGGAGAGTCACCCCCGAACGTTATCAGGCCAGTCTGGACTATCAGAATATGCTGAGTCAGGTCATGCGACGCTGCTTCGCCCGTTCCGAAATCCTGATCTCTCCCGCCACCTATGGCGTTGCCCCCAACCCGTCAACGACCGGGAATCCCGGTATGAATGCCCCCTGGAGCCTGACCGGCTTTCCGACAATCACCATTCCCGTGGCTGTCAGTGAGACCGGCCTCCCTCTGGGAATCCAGATCACCGGACATCCCGATAAATTTGACGATCTGCTCAAAGCCGCCCAATGGTGTGAAAACGTATTAAGGCCGGGATATCTGAAACAGATTAAACAAAGCTGA
- a CDS encoding response regulator transcription factor yields MKLLVVEDEKALAQGLKFNFEQEGYSVFTAEDGPTAIRHFEECYESDGESIDLVVLDLMLPGMSGYEIAKEIRRIDEVVPILVLSARELSEDKAYAFDCGTDQYMTKPFALPELLSRVKNLLKRKSLVHKAPVSTRKMPKEYQFGNVTVDFEAFEIEVDGERKSLTNLELRLLQYFIEHEGMVLTRAQILDDVWGEQSAFVTTRTIDNFVLRLRKLVESNPAEPVHIVSVRGAGYRFMPEEMSE; encoded by the coding sequence ATGAAGTTACTTGTTGTTGAAGACGAAAAAGCACTCGCCCAGGGTTTGAAGTTCAATTTCGAACAGGAAGGTTATTCGGTATTTACCGCAGAAGATGGTCCGACCGCGATCCGTCATTTCGAAGAATGCTATGAGTCTGATGGAGAGAGTATTGATCTGGTCGTACTGGACCTGATGCTGCCGGGAATGAGCGGTTATGAGATTGCCAAGGAGATCCGCCGGATCGACGAAGTCGTGCCGATCCTGGTTCTCAGTGCCCGCGAGCTGAGTGAAGACAAGGCCTACGCCTTCGATTGCGGGACCGATCAGTATATGACAAAGCCGTTCGCCCTGCCCGAACTGCTGAGCCGGGTTAAGAACCTGCTCAAGCGGAAAAGCCTGGTCCACAAAGCACCGGTTTCTACGCGGAAGATGCCGAAGGAGTACCAGTTTGGAAACGTGACTGTGGACTTCGAAGCATTTGAAATCGAAGTTGATGGTGAGCGAAAAAGTCTGACCAACCTGGAGTTGCGCCTGCTGCAGTATTTCATCGAGCACGAGGGCATGGTACTGACGCGGGCCCAGATTCTGGATGACGTCTGGGGTGAGCAATCTGCCTTTGTGACCACCCGCACGATCGATAATTTCGTGCTGCGGCTGAGAAAACTGGTCGAGAGTAATCCTGCCGAACCGGTGCACATTGTTTCCGTACGCGGGGCCGGATATCGCTTCATGCCGGAAGAAATGTCGGAGTGA
- a CDS encoding thiamine-phosphate kinase: MTAAFHEFELIEWIQTRCPAPPHDLQSIGDDTAIVQPQAGRELLLATDMLMEGTHFTFPPATPELAGRKALAVNLSDIAAMAGEPHSALVSLALPRSRGAEFAKSVMQGLIDLAREFHVEVIGGDTNSWDGPLVINVAVMGMAPSLQSITRSNARDGDWIFVTGALGGSLASHHLTFTPRIREAILLSQTVDLHAMIDVSDGLASDLQHITTESGVGAVIRSEQIPINACLSAELTEAERLQKALSDGEDFELLFTVSPEEGQKLLEQNPLSIPLTHLGEINSGQGAFLEQPDGSRVSLERSGWQHQL; the protein is encoded by the coding sequence ATGACTGCCGCTTTCCACGAATTTGAACTGATCGAATGGATCCAGACCCGTTGCCCGGCTCCTCCGCATGACCTGCAGAGCATCGGCGATGATACAGCCATTGTGCAACCGCAGGCGGGCAGGGAGCTGTTGCTGGCAACCGACATGTTGATGGAAGGAACGCATTTCACGTTTCCTCCTGCGACTCCTGAACTCGCTGGCCGCAAGGCGCTGGCAGTGAATCTCAGTGACATCGCCGCGATGGCGGGAGAACCGCATTCCGCCCTGGTGAGTCTGGCGTTACCCCGTTCACGGGGTGCCGAATTTGCCAAGTCTGTCATGCAGGGCCTGATTGACCTCGCCAGAGAATTTCACGTTGAGGTCATCGGCGGCGACACGAACAGCTGGGACGGTCCACTGGTGATTAATGTCGCGGTCATGGGAATGGCTCCGAGCCTGCAGTCAATTACACGTTCCAATGCCCGTGACGGGGACTGGATCTTCGTTACCGGCGCTCTGGGAGGCAGCCTGGCGTCACATCACCTGACCTTCACGCCACGCATCAGGGAAGCAATTCTCCTTAGTCAAACTGTCGACCTGCACGCGATGATCGACGTCAGCGATGGACTGGCTTCCGATCTGCAGCATATTACGACTGAATCAGGCGTGGGCGCCGTGATCCGCTCAGAGCAGATTCCCATCAACGCCTGCCTTTCTGCAGAACTGACTGAAGCAGAGCGTCTGCAGAAGGCACTTTCCGACGGCGAAGACTTCGAATTGCTCTTCACCGTCTCACCTGAAGAGGGACAAAAACTGCTTGAGCAGAACCCACTCTCAATCCCACTAACGCACCTGGGTGAAATCAACTCAGGGCAGGGGGCGTTCCTGGAACAGCCCGATGGTTCCCGCGTTTCACTGGAACGAAGTGGCTGGCAGCATCAACTCTGA
- a CDS encoding YbaB/EbfC family nucleoid-associated protein, which yields MFKGLGNLAGMMKQFSEMQGRMQEMQDKLAKLKFEGAAGGGMVTVEANGQQKILGVTIDPTLMESGDKEMLEDLVTAATNTALDKAREGAAEEMAQITGGLNIPGLDEALSKFNPNS from the coding sequence ATGTTCAAAGGACTGGGAAATCTGGCCGGCATGATGAAGCAGTTTTCGGAAATGCAGGGACGGATGCAGGAAATGCAGGACAAACTGGCCAAGCTGAAGTTCGAAGGCGCCGCAGGTGGCGGCATGGTGACTGTAGAAGCCAACGGCCAGCAGAAAATTCTGGGTGTCACCATCGATCCGACACTGATGGAGAGCGGTGACAAGGAAATGCTGGAAGATCTGGTTACCGCAGCAACCAATACCGCTCTCGATAAAGCCCGCGAAGGCGCAGCGGAAGAAATGGCTCAAATCACAGGAGGGCTGAATATCCCCGGTCTCGATGAGGCATTGTCCAAATTCAATCCCAATTCGTAG
- a CDS encoding tetratricopeptide repeat protein: MSTSLKLSPQSGLLLGYLLLCCLPAASAENQKLAPHTRIVTSREADLKTADGIKQKLNPGEVVLITEKNQDWLWVPLLGGWVRETDVRIPGDLISYLDKAIQEKPTVERYQLRAIAHQELKQYEAAIADIGAAIKLKPDNAHLYINRAGIRRLQQQSRVALDDLNHAIKLAPHSAHAYQLRGMLYLEDHQPKFAIADFNRALKRNPKAVDSLNARGIAYLEQGQPDLALQDFDEAIKLNNFVSQVFGNRAGVWEEKQQYAAAIKDYQRAIELNPLSPIVHNDLAWLYATCQAPEFRNPKAAVLHAKQACELTESQDANLLDTLATAYQANDQLELAIKTLESAIQKAAPEGKSEMQEKLSKYRKMQDLTQDQQD, encoded by the coding sequence ATGTCCACCTCTTTAAAGCTTAGCCCCCAATCAGGCCTCCTGCTGGGATACCTGCTTTTATGCTGCCTGCCTGCTGCCAGTGCGGAAAATCAGAAACTGGCTCCGCACACTCGGATTGTGACATCCAGGGAAGCCGATCTGAAAACCGCAGACGGCATCAAACAGAAACTCAACCCCGGAGAAGTGGTGCTCATCACAGAAAAGAACCAGGATTGGCTCTGGGTGCCTCTCTTGGGCGGCTGGGTACGGGAGACTGATGTCAGAATCCCGGGCGATCTTATTTCATATCTGGACAAGGCAATTCAAGAGAAGCCAACCGTGGAGCGGTACCAGCTCCGAGCGATTGCCCACCAGGAGCTGAAACAATACGAGGCGGCGATAGCTGATATTGGTGCAGCAATCAAACTGAAACCAGACAACGCTCATCTGTATATTAACCGGGCAGGAATTCGACGTTTACAACAGCAGAGTCGGGTGGCTCTGGACGATCTGAATCACGCGATCAAACTGGCCCCGCACAGCGCACACGCCTATCAACTACGGGGCATGCTTTACCTGGAAGACCATCAGCCAAAATTCGCGATCGCTGATTTCAATCGAGCTCTGAAACGGAATCCCAAAGCAGTGGACTCACTCAATGCCCGCGGCATCGCGTATCTGGAGCAGGGGCAACCCGATCTGGCGCTGCAAGACTTCGATGAAGCAATCAAGCTCAACAACTTCGTATCGCAAGTATTTGGTAATCGAGCCGGCGTCTGGGAAGAGAAACAGCAATATGCAGCCGCGATAAAAGATTATCAGCGGGCGATTGAACTCAATCCACTCTCACCGATCGTACACAATGATCTGGCCTGGCTTTACGCAACCTGCCAGGCCCCGGAATTCCGAAACCCCAAAGCAGCGGTGCTGCATGCGAAACAGGCCTGTGAACTGACCGAGTCACAGGATGCTAATCTGCTCGACACATTAGCGACTGCTTATCAGGCGAATGACCAGCTCGAACTGGCCATAAAAACACTGGAATCCGCCATCCAGAAAGCTGCTCCAGAAGGTAAATCTGAAATGCAGGAGAAGCTGTCAAAATACAGAAAAATGCAGGATCTCACTCAAGATCAACAGGATTAA
- a CDS encoding acyl-CoA desaturase has protein sequence MASVILEQPPENQSTVTAQPKKSKKREEREQIISRFHKENLKWSNVDWVILLWMAGIHIGAVAAFFFISWQAVVTCLVLHWATASIGICLGYHRYLSHKSMKLRAPAEFFVLLCGVLSGEGSPLTWAATHRLHHQKSDKQGDPHSPFEGTFWSHLLWLFVYRSKEVNQKFFEHYVPDMKDRKMLQFFEKTYGLWVVGSGFVLFGIGYAMGGMYMAWSMLLWGLCARMAFVYNSTWFVNSATHLWGYRNYETTDQSKNLWWVAIVAYGEGWHNNHHAHPSVAPAGHRKWEFDITWWSIKALRAIGQAYDVNDRIPQKNAEPEIDPEPGKNGIVVAK, from the coding sequence ATGGCGAGTGTCATCTTAGAGCAACCTCCTGAGAATCAATCCACGGTTACAGCTCAGCCGAAGAAATCCAAGAAACGCGAAGAGCGCGAGCAGATTATTTCCAGGTTCCACAAAGAGAACCTGAAATGGAGTAATGTGGACTGGGTCATTCTGTTGTGGATGGCAGGCATTCACATCGGTGCTGTCGCCGCGTTTTTCTTCATCTCCTGGCAGGCCGTCGTGACCTGTCTGGTTCTGCACTGGGCCACCGCCAGTATCGGTATCTGCCTGGGCTACCACCGTTACCTCTCGCATAAATCCATGAAGCTGCGTGCTCCTGCTGAGTTTTTTGTGTTGCTCTGCGGCGTGCTGTCGGGTGAAGGTTCACCGCTGACCTGGGCTGCGACTCACCGTCTGCATCACCAGAAATCAGACAAGCAAGGCGACCCGCACTCTCCGTTTGAGGGAACCTTCTGGTCTCACCTGCTCTGGCTGTTCGTCTATCGCAGCAAGGAAGTCAACCAGAAGTTCTTCGAGCACTATGTGCCCGACATGAAAGATCGCAAGATGCTGCAGTTCTTCGAAAAGACCTACGGACTCTGGGTGGTTGGTTCCGGCTTCGTCCTGTTCGGCATTGGATACGCAATGGGCGGCATGTACATGGCCTGGTCAATGCTGCTCTGGGGCCTGTGTGCCCGGATGGCGTTCGTTTACAACTCAACCTGGTTTGTGAACTCCGCGACACACCTGTGGGGTTACCGCAACTATGAAACGACCGATCAGTCCAAGAACCTGTGGTGGGTCGCAATCGTCGCTTACGGCGAAGGCTGGCACAACAATCACCACGCTCATCCTTCCGTAGCACCCGCTGGTCACCGCAAATGGGAATTCGACATTACCTGGTGGTCCATCAAAGCACTGCGGGCCATTGGACAGGCATACGACGTTAACGATCGCATTCCTCAGAAGAATGCCGAACCGGAAATCGATCCAGAGCCCGGTAAGAACGGCATCGTAGTCGCGAAGTAA
- the dnaX gene encoding DNA polymerase III subunit gamma/tau, which yields MSKQSLQYTVLARRFRPQNFSEVVGQEMVARALQNAIRGDRVAHAYLFTGARGVGKTSMARILAKALNCPNTQDGIPCGECEICQNISTGSDVDVLEIDGASNRGIDDIRSLRANVNVRSMRSKYKIYIIDEVHMLTKEAFNALLKTLEEPPPNVKFIFCTTEPNKLPDTILSRCQRFDFGYIEETSICERLRQIAEAEGVTVADDAIQLVARRAGGSMRDSQSIFDQLLSFGEDKLTAEGVHRILGTASDERLIELLDALMQQKRDVALSLFDAALTSGVQLNELVDQLLNYLRDLSVVASGANDVTLLAISENNRESLQRQAEVWGIHTCLAAFQVLNEARNKMFRASHGRALVELALIRMSLLEDLDQLCAFVKSGGAVPAMAAAPRPAVSAAPVSAPAPPPREAPSRPEPAPQPTVDQKKIEKKNENQSVVASDSIESPPPARDLIPLRAGMESLLLSQLIENTGDLLKDSLKGVASIAISGPKQLDLQFSKSYNFAKQYCERPEMMVKLEAALEKLTGERAKVRLIVQEPAEAEEAADENNSLAQKKRVEKRDLAPAGDEFLQEALTVFNAQSVRVDVLKVKTEEKKEES from the coding sequence ATGTCCAAACAATCGCTACAGTACACCGTGCTGGCCCGTCGTTTTCGCCCGCAAAACTTCTCGGAAGTGGTGGGACAGGAAATGGTTGCCCGGGCGCTGCAGAACGCCATCCGGGGAGACCGGGTCGCACACGCCTACCTGTTTACCGGTGCCCGCGGAGTCGGTAAAACGTCGATGGCCCGAATTTTAGCCAAGGCGTTGAACTGTCCCAACACGCAGGATGGAATCCCCTGCGGCGAATGCGAAATCTGTCAGAACATATCGACAGGCAGCGATGTCGACGTACTGGAAATCGACGGTGCCTCGAACCGCGGGATCGATGATATCCGCTCTCTGCGGGCCAATGTGAATGTGCGTTCGATGCGATCCAAATACAAGATCTACATCATCGACGAAGTGCACATGCTGACCAAAGAGGCCTTCAACGCCCTGCTGAAAACACTGGAAGAGCCGCCTCCGAACGTTAAATTCATCTTCTGTACGACCGAGCCTAACAAGTTACCCGATACAATTCTGTCCCGTTGTCAACGGTTCGATTTCGGGTATATCGAAGAGACGAGTATCTGTGAGCGTCTCAGGCAGATCGCGGAAGCTGAAGGAGTCACAGTTGCCGATGATGCCATCCAGCTGGTTGCCCGGCGGGCCGGCGGCTCAATGCGGGACAGCCAGTCCATTTTTGACCAGCTGCTTTCGTTTGGTGAAGATAAACTGACGGCAGAAGGCGTGCATCGTATCCTGGGAACTGCCAGTGATGAGCGTTTGATTGAACTGCTGGATGCGTTGATGCAGCAAAAGCGGGATGTGGCGCTCTCACTGTTTGATGCAGCCCTGACATCCGGCGTGCAACTGAATGAACTGGTTGATCAGCTCCTGAATTACCTGCGCGATCTGTCGGTCGTGGCGAGTGGCGCCAATGATGTTACGCTGCTGGCCATCTCGGAAAATAACCGGGAGAGCCTGCAACGCCAAGCGGAAGTCTGGGGGATTCACACCTGCCTGGCCGCGTTTCAGGTATTGAATGAAGCGCGGAATAAAATGTTCCGCGCCAGCCATGGTCGTGCCCTGGTCGAACTGGCGTTGATCCGGATGTCCCTGCTGGAAGACCTCGACCAGTTGTGTGCGTTTGTGAAATCAGGCGGGGCAGTACCAGCGATGGCAGCCGCTCCCCGTCCCGCAGTCTCTGCAGCCCCGGTTTCAGCTCCTGCCCCCCCTCCCCGGGAAGCCCCTTCCCGTCCGGAACCGGCTCCTCAACCGACTGTCGATCAAAAAAAAATTGAAAAAAAAAATGAAAATCAATCGGTTGTAGCGTCAGATTCAATTGAAAGCCCACCTCCTGCCCGGGATTTGATTCCGCTCCGGGCTGGGATGGAAAGTTTGCTGTTGTCGCAACTTATTGAAAATACAGGGGATCTGTTGAAAGACTCCCTCAAGGGAGTGGCGTCAATAGCAATTTCTGGGCCGAAACAGCTGGATTTACAATTCTCTAAGAGCTATAATTTTGCCAAACAATACTGCGAACGACCTGAAATGATGGTCAAACTCGAAGCAGCGTTGGAGAAACTGACAGGAGAGCGGGCCAAGGTCCGCCTGATTGTTCAGGAGCCAGCAGAAGCGGAAGAGGCCGCAGACGAAAATAACTCACTGGCACAAAAAAAACGGGTGGAAAAACGAGATCTGGCACCTGCTGGAGATGAATTTCTGCAAGAGGCTCTGACTGTATTTAATGCTCAGAGCGTGCGAGTGGATGTCTTAAAAGTCAAAACGGAAGAGAAAAAAGAGGAATCATAG
- a CDS encoding trypsin-like peptidase domain-containing protein — protein MVNIHSEKTARTDDSLFGSGKSRKVNGMGTGIVVDPRGYIVTNHHVIDGVDALRVTMIDGSTYNARIVSSNQSEDLAIIKINPNKKLTVMPPGTSSDLMLGETVIAVGNAFGYEHTVTSGIISSLSRDVEVNEKQSYKNLIQTDASINPGNSGGPLLNLDGEVVGINVAIRAGAQRIGFAIPIDDARQIIADLISSELIDHTYHGIQAKDIKQGDKQMLVLKVPAKDSPAEKSGLLKDDIIMKAGSVNIVDRADLERAFMGHKAGDTIDLLIRRQDKTQTVQITLADAGTVARTTPVSAPVVRAQNNEIAMDPTAEKTWEILGIKLAKVPDAQKHLLSPRYEGGMLIEDVRPHSPAAMNGMRRGDILVGLHIWETVNLSNVSYVLSNSKLSSFNPLKFYILRQNETLYGHLPLNLAGNP, from the coding sequence GTGGTCAACATCCACAGCGAAAAGACCGCACGTACCGACGACTCACTGTTTGGTTCCGGCAAGAGCCGCAAAGTAAACGGCATGGGTACCGGCATTGTTGTCGATCCCCGTGGATACATTGTCACCAATCATCATGTCATCGACGGCGTCGACGCGCTGCGTGTGACCATGATTGACGGCAGCACCTACAACGCCCGGATCGTCTCTTCCAACCAGAGCGAAGACCTGGCAATTATCAAAATCAACCCGAACAAAAAACTGACCGTCATGCCTCCTGGTACGTCCTCGGACCTGATGCTGGGTGAAACCGTGATTGCTGTCGGTAATGCTTTCGGTTACGAACATACCGTGACTTCCGGTATTATCAGCTCCCTCTCACGGGACGTGGAAGTCAACGAAAAACAGTCTTACAAGAACCTGATCCAGACCGATGCCAGCATCAATCCGGGAAACAGCGGCGGGCCACTGCTCAACCTGGACGGAGAAGTCGTCGGCATTAACGTCGCCATTCGTGCTGGTGCTCAGCGTATCGGGTTTGCGATTCCCATCGACGATGCCCGTCAGATCATCGCCGACCTGATCAGCAGCGAGCTGATCGATCACACCTACCACGGAATCCAGGCGAAAGACATCAAGCAGGGTGACAAGCAGATGCTGGTTCTCAAAGTACCGGCAAAAGACAGCCCCGCTGAAAAATCAGGACTTCTGAAAGACGACATCATTATGAAAGCCGGTTCGGTCAACATCGTCGACCGGGCTGACCTCGAGCGTGCTTTCATGGGACATAAGGCGGGCGATACAATTGATCTGCTGATTCGTCGTCAGGATAAAACCCAGACGGTGCAGATCACACTGGCTGATGCCGGTACAGTTGCCCGGACGACTCCCGTCAGTGCTCCGGTTGTACGTGCTCAGAACAACGAAATCGCCATGGACCCGACTGCCGAGAAGACCTGGGAAATCCTGGGTATCAAACTGGCTAAGGTTCCTGACGCTCAAAAGCACCTGCTGAGTCCTCGCTATGAGGGAGGCATGCTGATCGAAGACGTACGTCCTCACAGCCCTGCCGCCATGAACGGCATGCGTCGGGGTGATATCCTCGTCGGACTGCACATTTGGGAAACCGTGAACCTCAGCAACGTGTCCTACGTTCTGAGCAATTCCAAACTTTCCAGCTTCAATCCGCTGAAGTTCTACATCCTGCGACAGAACGAAACGCTGTACGGACACCTGCCACTGAATCTGGCCGGAAACCCGTAA